The Oncorhynchus mykiss isolate Arlee chromosome 8, USDA_OmykA_1.1, whole genome shotgun sequence genome includes the window AGCATTTTTGGTTTCAATTGACAGTTTGAAGGATTAAACAGGTTCTTATGGAGCACACGGAGGGATAGCTCTTTCCACATGATTCATCGTTCCAGCCGTTTTCAGCTTAAGAGGAAACACGAAATAGAAATTACCTCTCGATGTACACACGAAAAGAGAAAAGTAGGTCACATTTATTTGTTAAACTTGCTCAAAAAAGTTTAATTTGATGAATGATAATGTACCGCCAAAGTTGATCTGAATACATGGCTCTCTGGCACCATTGCGGTTATTCGGCTCCCCTTCAGCCTAGCTCTCGTGATCAAATTTGGAGCCGTCACTCCAGAACCATAGCCTGTCCTGTGTGGAAGTAGTGAGATCTCAGTATCAAATGTTACATGCATTTTAGAAATTGTTCAGCAAGCACAACATTTATGGTCTTTCCTCCAACAAAACGGTAAAAGCCACCACTACCAAAACGTGCAGACTGACAATGGAActgttgggtgaaaaaaatacacAAGTGTTGATACTACAACCACATTTCTAGAAATCCCAAAAATAGAAAAAGACAGCTAGTAAGTTGTTTCTGCGCCATAGcaaagaggaagaggcgaagcgagaagGGTAACTAAGCCCAAAATCTGCCTTCTCAAGCGGGTAGCGTTTTTCCTGGTCACCAAGCAACTCGTTTTTGTATGGCCGCCAATAAGATGTCGAATTTCATTAACGAAAAACATAATGGCTTATTTGAGCAAATATACGTTTTGTAATGCTTAGGTTGTTACAAGTACTGATACAAGTAGCACACATGACATGCCAGAAACTGAGAAAACCATTTCTCGGAATTGTGCCTGTCCCTCGAATCTGCCCGACATTGCAGACTCTTCACATCGTTAGAGGCCAATGGAGTATCTGTGGCAATTGCTCTGGATATTTGGAGATGATCAACTCAAATCTAGACCTACAACCAACAGTATTTATTTTGCTTTTGACAATGACTTCACACGAGGCATGCCTAAATACTTAAAATCACATATCAGTTTAAAGACATGACATCGGGCCATGTTTTCTTGAATTATGTTTGGTTAAAAGGTAGGCAAGTAACTTCATGCCTACTGTGCCAAAGCAATTTACAGTTATTAAAGTGGGAGTGTGGATATAATGGTAATATCCAAATTCCACGTAGAACTCGAGTTGCGAATGTCAATCTTTCCTCTGCGGTACCTCAAACTGTGGTCATTACCAGCTGAGAAACTGGCGAGTTGATTACTCCTGGCACAGAGTTGTCTGACCAGTGTCTTAACACCTACTCTGAGCTGATGGTTTTATTAGTCTTAAGTATTAAGGCATCTTCACTTTGGGTACCTTTTCCACCTTTGCTTGAACAGCATCAAATCCACCAATCCAGGTAAGAGGGAAACTGCCAGTCGCGACCAACACCACCGCCTGTAGAAATTGGAACTCTTCATAGCTGTGCACAGATGCCAGGTTTGCGCCAAGGTACTTTACAGTGTTGTACACAGGCTTCAGTTTTTCTCCAAGTAACTGACAGTGGCGCTAGAGCAAGCAGTACACAGAGACAAAGAAGACATGTCAT containing:
- the LOC110513039 gene encoding ladderlectin-like — protein: MTRLQETITMATLTLLLLLSAAFTLGDRMTLNIANDLVRFAADQRNPCPRGWFQFNSRCFMFVKTARTWPNAERHCQLLGEKLKPVYNTVKYLGANLASVHSYEEFQFLQAVVLVATGSFPLTWIGGFDAVQAKVEKDRLWFWSDGSKFDHES